The following proteins are encoded in a genomic region of Fusobacterium periodonticum 1_1_41FAA:
- a CDS encoding A24 family peptidase produces MDKILIIFLYIALIFVMYIDINKKYIPNVLNFSILILSVFIRGISEIENFFIGAACYVLPILIFYGYVSDILKREVFGFGDIKLIIALGGLLYHSEINIFLQIYIFYLLVFSIATLYITFYLCVYFCKNRALKIRGVEIAFAPYICIAFFIIYNYIEGIL; encoded by the coding sequence ATGGATAAAATATTGATAATTTTTCTATATATAGCATTGATTTTTGTTATGTATATAGATATTAATAAAAAATATATTCCCAATGTTTTAAATTTTTCTATCTTAATACTTTCAGTTTTTATTAGGGGGATAAGTGAGATAGAAAATTTCTTTATAGGTGCAGCTTGCTATGTCTTACCTATATTAATCTTTTATGGCTATGTCTCAGATATTTTGAAGAGAGAAGTCTTTGGCTTTGGTGATATAAAATTAATAATAGCCCTAGGTGGACTTTTATATCACAGTGAAATTAATATTTTTTTACAAATTTATATTTTTTACCTTTTAGTATTTTCGATTGCCACCCTTTATATTACTTTTTATCTTTGCGTATATTTTTGTAAAAACAGAGCCTTAAAGATTAGAGGTGTAGAGATAGCATTTGCTCCCTATATATGTATAGCCTTTTTTATTATCTACAACTATATAGAAGGTATATTATGA
- a CDS encoding prepilin-type N-terminal cleavage/methylation domain-containing protein, whose translation MKKSRAFSLMEVIVSVFILFLVLIPSIKLNSQQLKTYSKIRAKEKELHFFNSLGNYIKSKSISNSHLEFNSYSEFLNSFSDFQTYARNIQNDEFNLTIDVEDIEVDFSDRKERVSLINLEYKGASKTYKNKIIKFKD comes from the coding sequence ATGAAGAAATCTAGAGCCTTTTCTTTAATGGAAGTCATTGTGTCAGTATTTATCTTGTTTTTAGTTTTGATACCTAGCATAAAATTGAATAGTCAGCAGTTAAAAACTTATTCAAAAATAAGAGCTAAGGAAAAAGAGTTACATTTTTTTAATTCTTTAGGTAACTATATAAAATCTAAATCTATCTCAAATAGTCACTTAGAATTTAATAGTTACTCTGAGTTTCTAAATTCTTTCAGTGACTTTCAAACTTATGCTAGAAATATACAAAATGATGAATTTAATTTAACAATAGATGTTGAAGATATAGAAGTAGATTTTTCTGATAGAAAAGAAAGAGTAAGTTTAATTAATTTAGAATATAAAGGAGCATCAAAAACCTATAAAAATAAAATTATAAAATTTAAGGATTAA
- a CDS encoding type II secretion system protein codes for MYMNKNKAFSLVEIIIAISLTLIVGSICLITFYSMNKSFLVMNKTYKRDKEIASFRDLLISHIKWNEGVEIRISNLSKNQNINSLGNLFLKESEKEGNLLVLKIQAYNEIEKTTSRYYRCFLFYEDKVSISYFDEGDIVNLFNGTVILENCSGKFNFNNNILKFYLKDKEKEYEEILYYDQK; via the coding sequence ATGTATATGAACAAAAATAAAGCCTTTTCTCTTGTTGAAATTATAATAGCTATAAGCCTCACTTTAATAGTAGGTTCTATTTGTCTTATCACTTTCTATTCTATGAATAAAAGTTTTTTAGTTATGAACAAGACATATAAAAGAGATAAAGAAATAGCAAGTTTTAGGGATTTACTTATTAGTCATATAAAGTGGAATGAGGGTGTAGAAATAAGAATTAGTAATCTTTCTAAAAATCAAAATATAAATAGTTTAGGAAATCTCTTTTTAAAAGAAAGTGAAAAAGAAGGAAATCTTTTAGTTTTAAAAATTCAAGCCTATAATGAGATTGAGAAAACTACAAGCAGATACTATAGATGTTTTTTATTTTATGAGGATAAAGTGAGTATTAGCTATTTTGATGAAGGAGATATAGTTAATCTCTTTAATGGCACAGTAATTTTAGAAAATTGTTCTGGTAAATTTAACTTTAATAATAATATTTTAAAGTTCTATCTAAAAGATAAGGAAAAAGAATATGAGGAAATATTGTACTACGATCAAAAATAA